The Branchiostoma floridae strain S238N-H82 chromosome 17, Bfl_VNyyK, whole genome shotgun sequence genome has a window encoding:
- the LOC118404422 gene encoding N(G),N(G)-dimethylarginine dimethylaminohydrolase 1-like: MEETMRDLGLKVHVIESDTATLEGGDVIFTGKEIFCGDSVSTNEEGFTILKETFPDYPCHSVFVEYPEFHLKGFLAVAAPGVMAVCDNTWGRPGWEVSISCVTV, translated from the exons ATGGAGGAAACCATGCGGGACCTCGGACTGAAGGTGCACGTCATAGAGAGCGATACCGCCACTCTGGAGGGCGGTGACGTCATCTTTACAG GAAAGGAGATATTCTGCGGCGACTCTGTATCCACCAACGAGGAGGGTTTCACGATCCTGAAGGAGACTTTCCCCGACTACCCGTGCCACTCCGTATTTGTGGAGTATCCGGAGTTCCACCTGAAGGGTTTCCTGGCTGTGGCTGCACCGGGAGTGATGGCTGTGTGCGATAACACGTGGGGCAGACCTGGATGGGAGGTCAGTATCAGTTGTGTCACGGTGTAG